The segment GGGCAGCAGCGGCTGTATGCGCTGGCCCCCGATCTCATCGTGCCCGAGCTACGTCCCTACCGGCGTCGCGGGGAGACGCAAAGCTGGCTGCGCGATGGGACGGTGCTGGACTATCTGGAGCAGAATCTCGTCCAACGCCGCTACGTGGGCATTGGTGAGTTTCATGTCGATGGCGCGGACGCCGATCTGCCCGTCGTCAAACGGACCGTTGAACTCGCCCGGAAACACCAGCTGATTCTCCATGCCCACTCCGACGCCGACGCCATAGAGCGGCTGTTCCAACAATGGCCGGAGGCGCGTATCCAATGGGCGCACGCCGGTTTTGCGTCGTCCGAGCGTGTTGGCGCCATGCTGCGCAAATACCCCAACCTGTGGTGCGACCTCTCTTTTCGCTACGAGGTTGCCGGCGACGGCGAAATCGCCCC is part of the Pseudomonadota bacterium genome and harbors:
- a CDS encoding amidohydrolase, which gives rise to MRRLAIIFAVLVLTSPTRAEELPIFDAHIHYSHDAWAPYPPDKAIAILRAAGLSGALLSSSNDEGQQRLYALAPDLIVPELRPYRRRGETQSWLRDGTVLDYLEQNLVQRRYVGIGEFHVDGADADLPVVKRTVELARKHQLILHAHSDADAIERLFQQWPEARIQWAHAGFASSERVGAMLRKYPNLWCDLSFRYEVAGDGEIAPHWRALFLEFPDRFMVGTDTYTPGRWDEVVSHARWARAWLSLLPREVAERIAWRNADTLFGKWRE